A single Paraburkholderia sp. D15 DNA region contains:
- a CDS encoding STAS domain-containing protein translates to MEQIPVLKLGDFLLVSIQVELHDELVLSLQDDLTSRIERTRAKGVLIDISALEIVDSFIGRTLGHIAAMARVMDAATVLVGMRPAVAITLVELGMSLHGIRTALDVDKGMALLRASLDAAGEPPSLN, encoded by the coding sequence ATGGAGCAGATTCCAGTTCTCAAGCTCGGCGACTTCCTGCTGGTATCGATTCAGGTCGAGCTTCATGACGAATTGGTGCTGAGTCTGCAGGACGATCTCACGTCGCGCATCGAGCGTACGCGTGCGAAGGGCGTCCTGATCGATATTTCCGCGCTGGAAATCGTCGACTCCTTCATTGGACGCACATTGGGCCATATCGCCGCCATGGCGCGCGTGATGGACGCCGCCACCGTCCTGGTAGGCATGCGGCCTGCTGTAGCGATTACGCTGGTGGAACTGGGCATGTCGCTTCACGGTATCCGCACCGCGCTCGACGTCGACAAGGGCATGGCTTTACTCCGCGCATCGCTGGACGCTGCAGGGGAGCCGCCATCGCTAAACTAG
- a CDS encoding ATP-binding protein, translating to MRHRILSTAISSNLSLVAIRDRSRQIGELFGLDNVQRTRFITAVSEIARNAIQFAGGGTLTFLVGDATDADDSQCVVAEISDKGPGIANVEELLRESWHRQEGSGVGIPGSRRMADGFFIHSEPGKGTTVTLEMFLPRGTPRLSGRELSARVDELTRRKPQTPVEELEQQNREMMLTLEELRQKKADLEDADKRKNEFLAMLAHELRNPLAAISLSLQLAERSDADYHQQTYAVIGRQTAQLSRMVNDLLDVSRITRGKVELQTEVVTIGALIDGGVEMSLPELNRRGHQVVIERPDEPISVRVDAARLKQVFNNIIHNAARYTLQPDVIRMQVTRVGNEVQVAVIDRGVGIDSAMLPRIFDLFAQAPTAIGRQDAGLGIGLTVVQRLVRDHGGSVEAFSDGAGTGTRIVVTLPVVEEAVPEAVPEIAPVDAPGEHKVLVVDDNKDSADALAALLELHGYRCAVAYDGASALQTAASFAPTVGVIDLGLPDMPGFDVAIALRKTREASALTLVALSGYSGADYHSSASDAGFNHYFAKPLLISDFFSFLATVGK from the coding sequence ATGCGCCATCGAATTCTCTCGACCGCCATCAGTTCGAATCTGAGCCTCGTCGCGATTCGCGACCGCTCGCGGCAGATCGGCGAGCTGTTCGGGCTGGACAACGTGCAGCGCACCCGTTTCATTACCGCCGTGTCGGAGATCGCGCGCAACGCGATACAGTTCGCGGGTGGCGGCACGCTGACCTTTCTGGTCGGCGACGCGACGGACGCCGACGATTCGCAATGCGTGGTCGCGGAGATCAGCGACAAGGGACCGGGCATCGCCAACGTCGAGGAGTTGCTGAGAGAGTCCTGGCACCGGCAGGAAGGCAGTGGCGTCGGCATACCGGGCAGCCGGCGCATGGCCGACGGCTTTTTCATCCATTCCGAGCCGGGCAAGGGCACGACGGTCACGCTGGAGATGTTTCTGCCGCGCGGCACGCCGCGTCTGTCCGGACGCGAGTTGAGCGCGCGCGTGGACGAGCTGACGCGGCGCAAGCCGCAGACGCCGGTCGAGGAACTCGAACAGCAGAATCGCGAAATGATGCTGACGCTGGAGGAATTGCGTCAGAAGAAAGCCGATCTCGAAGACGCGGACAAGCGCAAGAACGAATTCCTCGCCATGCTCGCGCACGAACTGCGCAATCCGCTGGCGGCGATTTCGCTATCGCTGCAACTGGCCGAGCGGAGCGACGCGGACTATCACCAGCAAACCTACGCGGTGATCGGCCGGCAGACGGCGCAACTGTCGCGCATGGTCAACGATCTGCTGGACGTATCCCGCATCACGCGCGGCAAGGTCGAGTTGCAGACCGAGGTGGTGACGATCGGCGCGCTGATCGACGGCGGCGTTGAAATGTCGTTGCCGGAGCTGAACCGGCGCGGTCATCAGGTCGTGATCGAGCGCCCGGACGAGCCGATTTCGGTGCGGGTGGATGCCGCGCGGCTCAAGCAGGTGTTCAACAACATCATCCACAACGCGGCGCGCTATACGTTGCAGCCCGACGTCATCCGCATGCAGGTGACGCGTGTGGGCAACGAGGTTCAGGTGGCGGTCATCGATCGCGGCGTGGGTATCGATTCGGCGATGCTGCCGCGCATCTTCGATCTGTTCGCGCAGGCACCGACCGCGATCGGCCGTCAGGATGCCGGCCTGGGCATCGGATTGACCGTGGTGCAGCGGCTCGTGCGCGACCATGGCGGATCGGTCGAAGCGTTCAGCGACGGCGCCGGCACCGGCACGCGGATCGTCGTCACCTTGCCGGTGGTCGAAGAGGCCGTGCCTGAAGCGGTGCCGGAGATCGCGCCGGTCGATGCGCCGGGCGAGCACAAGGTGCTGGTCGTCGACGACAACAAGGACTCGGCGGATGCCCTCGCGGCGCTGCTCGAACTGCATGGTTATCGATGCGCGGTGGCCTACGACGGCGCCAGCGCGCTGCAAACGGCCGCCAGCTTCGCGCCGACCGTCGGCGTGATCGATCTGGGTCTGCCGGATATGCCGGGTTTCGACGTGGCGATCGCGCTGCGCAAGACCCGCGAAGCCAGCGCGCTGACGCTGGTGGCGCTCAGCGGGTATTCGGGCGCGGACTATCACAGCAGCGCATCGGATGCCGGCTTCAATCATTACTTCGCCAAGCCGCTGCTCATCAGCGACTTCTTCAGCTTCCTCGCGACGGTCGGTAAATAA
- a CDS encoding thiamine pyrophosphate-requiring protein, whose product MSQTVGDFIIERLHAWGVRRIYGYPGDGINGVFGALNRAQTAAAKNKEMKVNDGAIEFVQVRHEEMAAFMAAAHAKFTGELGVCIATSGPGASHLITGLYDARMDHMPVLAIVGQQARAALGGHYQQELDLVSMFKDVAGAFVEQAAVPAQVRHLVDRAVRIALSERKVTALILPNDLQDLPYEAPGRKHGTLHSGVGYRAPRLVPYPDDLQQAADVLNAGKKVAILVGAGALHATDEVIAIAEKLGAGVAKALLGKAVLPDDLPWVTGSIGLLGTKPSYDLMTECDTLLMIGSGFPYAEFLPKEGAARGVQIDLKADMLSLRYPMEVNLVGDSVETLRALLPLLEQKPDRAWRKKIEGWTQSWWTTLDKRAHEPGKDAVNPQRTVWELSNRIPPTAIVTSDSGSCANWYARDLKVQRGMMCSLSGGLASMGAAVPYAIAAKFAHPARPVFALVGDGAMQMNNMAELITVAKYWKDWADPRWICMVLNNGDLNQVTWEQRAMEGDPKFEASQDIPSVPYHKFAELIGLKGIYVDNDEQMGAAWDEALASDRPVVLEVKADPNIAPLPPHITLAQAKAFASTLMKGDPDEGNVIVETAKQVLGAVLPGHHDK is encoded by the coding sequence ATGTCCCAAACCGTGGGCGACTTCATCATCGAACGGCTGCATGCATGGGGCGTGCGCCGCATCTACGGCTATCCGGGCGACGGTATCAACGGCGTATTCGGCGCGTTGAACCGCGCGCAAACGGCGGCGGCCAAGAACAAGGAAATGAAGGTAAATGACGGCGCGATCGAGTTCGTTCAGGTCCGCCATGAAGAAATGGCCGCGTTCATGGCCGCCGCCCACGCCAAGTTCACCGGCGAACTCGGCGTATGCATCGCGACCTCCGGGCCCGGCGCGTCGCATCTGATTACAGGTCTGTACGACGCCAGAATGGACCACATGCCGGTACTCGCGATCGTCGGCCAACAGGCGCGCGCCGCGCTCGGCGGACACTATCAGCAGGAACTCGACCTCGTGTCGATGTTCAAGGATGTGGCCGGCGCATTCGTCGAACAGGCGGCCGTGCCGGCGCAGGTGCGGCATCTGGTGGATCGCGCGGTACGTATCGCGTTATCCGAACGCAAGGTGACCGCGCTGATCCTGCCGAACGACTTGCAGGACTTGCCGTACGAAGCGCCGGGCCGCAAGCACGGCACGCTGCATTCCGGGGTCGGCTATCGCGCGCCGCGGCTTGTGCCTTATCCCGACGATCTCCAGCAAGCCGCCGACGTGCTCAACGCGGGCAAGAAAGTCGCGATCCTGGTCGGCGCGGGCGCCTTGCACGCGACGGACGAAGTGATCGCCATCGCCGAAAAACTCGGCGCGGGCGTGGCGAAAGCGCTGCTCGGCAAGGCCGTGCTGCCCGACGATCTGCCGTGGGTGACCGGCTCGATCGGTTTGCTCGGCACCAAGCCGAGTTACGACCTGATGACGGAATGCGACACCTTGCTGATGATCGGCTCGGGTTTTCCTTACGCGGAGTTTCTGCCCAAGGAAGGCGCGGCGCGTGGCGTACAGATCGATCTGAAGGCCGACATGCTGAGCTTGCGGTATCCGATGGAGGTGAATCTGGTCGGCGATAGCGTGGAGACATTGCGGGCCTTGCTGCCGTTGCTGGAACAGAAACCGGATCGCGCGTGGCGCAAGAAAATCGAAGGGTGGACGCAAAGCTGGTGGACAACCCTCGACAAACGCGCGCACGAGCCCGGCAAGGACGCGGTCAACCCGCAGCGCACCGTGTGGGAGTTGTCCAACCGCATTCCCCCGACTGCGATCGTCACCAGCGACTCCGGCTCCTGTGCGAACTGGTATGCGCGCGACCTCAAGGTCCAGCGCGGGATGATGTGTTCGTTGTCGGGCGGCCTCGCATCGATGGGTGCGGCCGTGCCGTACGCGATCGCGGCCAAGTTCGCCCACCCCGCGCGCCCGGTGTTCGCGCTGGTCGGCGACGGCGCGATGCAGATGAACAACATGGCCGAGTTGATCACCGTGGCGAAGTACTGGAAAGACTGGGCCGATCCGCGCTGGATCTGCATGGTGCTGAACAACGGCGACCTGAACCAGGTGACGTGGGAACAGCGCGCGATGGAGGGCGATCCGAAGTTCGAGGCGTCGCAGGATATTCCGTCGGTGCCGTATCACAAGTTCGCCGAGTTGATCGGCCTGAAGGGCATCTATGTCGACAACGACGAACAGATGGGCGCCGCATGGGACGAAGCGCTGGCGTCGGACCGGCCGGTCGTGCTCGAGGTGAAGGCCGACCCGAACATCGCGCCGTTGCCGCCGCATATCACGCTCGCGCAGGCAAAAGCGTTCGCGTCGACGTTGATGAAGGGCGATCCGGACGAAGGCAACGTGATCGTCGAAACGGCGAAGCAGGTGCTTGGGGCGGTGCTGCCGGGTCATCACGACAAATAA
- a CDS encoding flavodoxin family protein yields the protein MTRDAFRERFMARFYDPAFRVENGALDRLELIAWDAYSNARKSPVTDKAGPGFADPDYDLSVEWRAARDRIEAAQTRQRDAATPSRVLIVNASARNDYTCPGEMSKSFRLATIARQTLEQKSCEVDLLDLSRLNSDHDLHIHPCKGCVSTAMPLCHWPCSCYPNHSLGLVNDWMNEIYERFAACHGVLFVTPVYWYQVPSPLKLLIDRLVCADGGNPDPTTTHGKKADEAKQIELDGWDYPKHLAGRAYGLVVHGDVAGIEGSRRALTDWLDWMGFVESGFKSRLDRYIGYYEPYATSHDTLDHDDAMQREVVNVAEAVANCIEQIRGGHKEPDENLELVRAK from the coding sequence ATGACGCGCGACGCGTTCCGCGAGCGGTTCATGGCGCGCTTCTACGACCCGGCATTCCGCGTCGAGAACGGCGCACTCGACAGGCTCGAACTGATCGCATGGGACGCCTATTCGAACGCGCGCAAGTCGCCCGTCACCGATAAGGCGGGGCCGGGTTTCGCCGACCCCGACTACGATCTGTCGGTGGAATGGCGCGCCGCGCGGGATCGCATCGAGGCCGCGCAGACGCGGCAACGCGACGCGGCGACACCGTCGCGCGTGCTCATTGTCAATGCGTCCGCGCGAAACGACTACACCTGTCCCGGCGAAATGTCGAAAAGCTTCCGCCTTGCGACGATCGCGCGGCAGACGCTCGAACAGAAATCGTGCGAAGTCGATCTGCTCGATCTGTCCCGGCTCAATTCGGATCACGATCTGCACATTCATCCGTGCAAGGGCTGCGTATCGACGGCAATGCCGTTGTGTCATTGGCCATGCAGCTGCTACCCGAACCACTCGCTCGGTCTCGTGAACGACTGGATGAATGAAATCTACGAACGCTTCGCCGCGTGTCACGGCGTGCTGTTCGTCACGCCGGTCTACTGGTATCAGGTGCCGAGTCCGTTGAAGCTGCTGATCGACCGGCTGGTCTGCGCGGACGGCGGCAATCCTGATCCGACCACGACCCACGGCAAGAAGGCCGACGAAGCCAAGCAGATCGAACTGGACGGCTGGGACTATCCGAAACATCTGGCGGGCAGGGCGTATGGGCTGGTGGTGCACGGCGACGTCGCCGGCATCGAAGGCTCGCGCCGGGCGTTGACCGACTGGCTGGACTGGATGGGTTTCGTCGAATCCGGGTTCAAGTCGCGGCTGGATCGTTATATCGGCTATTACGAGCCCTATGCGACGAGTCACGACACGCTCGATCACGACGACGCGATGCAGCGGGAAGTCGTCAACGTGGCCGAGGCGGTGGCCAACTGCATCGAACAGATCCGCGGCGGGCACAAGGAGCCCGACGAGAATCTCGAGCTCGTGCGCGCCAAGTGA
- a CDS encoding STAS domain-containing protein, whose protein sequence is MSDRTNLATILDNHEASILSAWVEGQSASNVRQGVISDGELLEASRAFLSLFAKAIKSDYDEDLSGDAWQPVKAHLFALSRERVLQGFSPAETATFIFSLKKPLFDALRSEIQKDGGRLADEVWKLTLTLDKLGLLTVDAYQQTRQEIIERQQQELLDLTTPVVRLWESIVALPLIGTLDSERTQVVMESLLDSIVQNEAAIAIIDITGVPTVDTLVAQHLLKTVAAARLMGAECIISGIRPQIAQTIVHLGVDLGDVVTKATLAEALKVALRRVNLAVGKIAPANRDN, encoded by the coding sequence TTGAGCGATCGGACAAATTTGGCAACCATTCTGGATAACCACGAAGCTTCCATCCTGTCGGCGTGGGTCGAAGGCCAGTCGGCGAGCAACGTCCGGCAAGGCGTGATCTCGGACGGCGAACTGCTCGAAGCGTCGCGCGCCTTTCTTTCGCTTTTCGCCAAGGCGATCAAGAGCGATTACGACGAAGATCTGTCCGGCGACGCGTGGCAGCCCGTCAAGGCGCACCTGTTCGCGCTGTCGCGCGAGCGGGTCTTGCAGGGGTTCTCGCCGGCGGAAACGGCCACCTTCATCTTTTCGCTGAAAAAGCCGCTGTTCGACGCGCTGCGCAGCGAAATCCAGAAGGACGGCGGGCGGCTCGCCGACGAAGTCTGGAAACTGACGCTCACCCTCGACAAGCTCGGCCTGCTGACGGTGGACGCCTACCAGCAGACGCGTCAGGAAATCATCGAACGTCAGCAGCAGGAACTGCTCGATCTGACCACGCCGGTGGTCCGGTTGTGGGAGTCGATCGTCGCGCTGCCGCTGATCGGCACGCTCGACAGCGAGCGCACCCAGGTCGTGATGGAAAGCCTGCTCGACTCGATCGTCCAGAACGAGGCGGCCATCGCGATCATCGACATCACCGGCGTGCCCACTGTCGATACGCTGGTCGCACAGCATCTGCTCAAGACCGTCGCGGCGGCGCGTCTGATGGGCGCGGAGTGCATCATCAGCGGTATCCGCCCGCAGATCGCGCAGACCATCGTGCATCTCGGCGTCGATCTCGGCGACGTGGTGACGAAGGCCACGCTCGCCGAAGCGCTGAAAGTCGCGTTGCGGCGCGTCAATCTGGCGGTCGGTAAAATCGCGCCGGCCAACCGGGACAATTGA
- a CDS encoding ATP-binding SpoIIE family protein phosphatase — MAHVVGLSEKRQADAALIVTEAATNILKYAGQGEITLANRDVDGVQVLEIIALDRGPGIANLTSALADGFSTGGSLGAGLGTIRRHASLFDIYSIAGSGTALLARIANPPNVPNTANAANASNPSTTPDAGAESFQVGVKSTRKFGQEVCGDAWGVRRVGPNLWVTLLDGLGHGPMAAEASNRAVGVFLEADPADQPADVLRRAHQGIKDTRGAVMAVAMFDRASRTMSFAGVGNIVGIVASAEETQHLISTDGTVGYNMRAVRPREASWTKGSVFIATTDGLSTRWNLTRHPGLVQRHPSLIASVLHRDFARDADDATIIVVKAA; from the coding sequence ATGGCGCACGTGGTCGGCCTGTCGGAAAAGCGTCAGGCCGATGCCGCGTTGATCGTCACGGAAGCGGCGACCAATATTCTCAAATACGCGGGCCAGGGCGAAATCACGCTCGCCAATCGCGATGTGGATGGCGTGCAGGTGCTTGAAATCATCGCGCTGGATCGCGGTCCCGGCATCGCCAATCTCACGTCGGCATTGGCCGACGGGTTTTCGACCGGCGGCAGTCTCGGCGCGGGGCTGGGAACGATCCGCCGGCATGCGTCGCTGTTCGACATCTATTCGATCGCGGGCAGCGGTACCGCCTTGCTCGCGCGCATCGCCAATCCGCCGAACGTGCCGAATACGGCGAATGCGGCGAATGCTTCTAACCCATCGACTACGCCGGATGCAGGCGCGGAGTCCTTTCAGGTCGGCGTCAAATCGACGCGTAAGTTCGGCCAGGAGGTCTGCGGCGACGCGTGGGGCGTACGCCGGGTCGGGCCGAATCTGTGGGTGACGCTACTCGACGGTCTGGGGCACGGCCCGATGGCGGCCGAGGCCTCGAATCGCGCGGTCGGCGTATTTCTCGAAGCCGATCCGGCCGATCAACCGGCCGACGTGCTGCGGCGCGCGCATCAGGGCATCAAGGACACGCGCGGCGCGGTGATGGCCGTCGCGATGTTCGACCGGGCCAGCCGGACGATGTCGTTTGCCGGCGTCGGCAATATCGTCGGCATCGTCGCGAGCGCGGAGGAAACGCAGCACCTCATTTCGACCGACGGCACCGTCGGCTACAACATGCGCGCGGTGCGCCCGCGCGAGGCGTCGTGGACGAAGGGCAGCGTGTTCATCGCGACCACCGACGGTCTGTCGACCCGCTGGAACCTGACGCGCCACCCGGGGCTCGTGCAACGCCATCCCAGTCTGATCGCCAGCGTGCTGCACCGCGATTTCGCACGCGATGCGGACGACGCCACGATCATCGTCGTCAAGGCAGCCTGA
- a CDS encoding anti-sigma regulatory factor, with amino-acid sequence MLDIRSNDQVNLARKTVQDWATRLAFGTLERTKFVTAASELARNTLVHGKGGTLTISEVNQAGRAGLKLVFEDAGPGIPNIDRALEDGFSTAKSMGLGLGGARRLVNEFEITSTVGQGTRVSIIQWKRR; translated from the coding sequence GTGTTGGACATCCGCTCCAACGACCAGGTCAATCTCGCTCGCAAAACGGTTCAGGATTGGGCGACGAGACTGGCCTTCGGCACGCTCGAGCGGACCAAGTTCGTCACTGCCGCAAGTGAACTGGCCCGCAACACGCTGGTTCACGGCAAGGGCGGCACGCTGACGATTTCGGAAGTCAATCAGGCCGGACGGGCCGGCCTTAAACTGGTTTTCGAGGACGCAGGGCCCGGCATACCCAATATCGACAGGGCGCTGGAAGACGGCTTCAGCACGGCCAAAAGCATGGGACTCGGACTGGGCGGAGCGCGCCGGCTCGTCAACGAGTTTGAAATTACGTCCACGGTTGGACAGGGCACCCGAGTGAGCATTATTCAATGGAAGCGACGCTGA
- a CDS encoding phosphatidylserine decarboxylase family protein: protein MTDNAIDPRTQRRRLGEWLPQNEAHMAKFRTDLAQHARERATHAPRTSAVDELARLVLGDPVLRMDMTRAIGEAQEAGYILGYASIDELMVIVDYLMTYAPPFSETSLIHCPLNAVLDWPMCMPSGYALFRDPALNAQLKHVLNCWCGFLDGPRSREHLNTSSRNGWFSAEADRKIGMSQFLCDPDQPYWGFDSWNGFFTRRFRPDARPVEDAEDPAVIVSACEAAPYNIQHDVQLCDRFWIKSQPYSLQDMLTARQTGLARRFVGGSVYQAFLSAFNYHRWHAPVSGVVVNAYAVDGTYYSDADSEGEDPGGLNDSQGYITAVAARAVIVIESDNRAIGQVACVFVGMADVSSCIIEALPGQRVEKGDELGFFQYGGSTCCMIFEPGAIRDFIPRPPFDDKASPVKVNTRVAIAR from the coding sequence ATGACGGACAACGCGATCGATCCACGCACGCAACGGCGACGGCTAGGCGAATGGCTTCCGCAAAACGAAGCGCATATGGCGAAGTTCAGAACCGACCTCGCGCAACATGCACGCGAGCGCGCCACCCACGCGCCGCGCACGAGCGCCGTCGACGAACTCGCCCGGCTCGTACTCGGCGATCCCGTGCTGCGCATGGACATGACGCGTGCGATCGGCGAGGCGCAGGAAGCGGGCTACATACTCGGTTATGCGTCGATCGACGAATTGATGGTGATCGTCGATTATCTGATGACCTATGCGCCGCCGTTCAGCGAGACGAGTCTGATTCATTGCCCGTTGAACGCGGTACTCGACTGGCCGATGTGCATGCCGTCCGGCTACGCGCTGTTCCGCGATCCCGCGCTGAACGCGCAACTCAAGCATGTGTTGAATTGCTGGTGCGGCTTTCTGGACGGACCGCGTTCTCGCGAGCATCTGAATACTTCGTCCCGCAATGGCTGGTTCAGCGCGGAAGCCGACCGGAAAATCGGCATGTCGCAGTTCCTGTGCGATCCGGACCAGCCGTATTGGGGCTTCGATTCATGGAACGGTTTCTTCACGCGCCGGTTCCGTCCCGACGCGCGGCCCGTCGAGGATGCGGAAGACCCGGCGGTCATCGTGAGTGCATGCGAGGCCGCGCCGTACAACATCCAGCACGACGTGCAGCTTTGCGACCGTTTCTGGATCAAGTCGCAGCCTTATTCGCTGCAGGACATGTTGACCGCGAGACAAACCGGGCTCGCGCGGCGCTTCGTCGGCGGATCGGTGTATCAGGCATTCCTCAGCGCGTTCAATTATCACCGCTGGCATGCGCCGGTGAGTGGCGTGGTAGTTAACGCCTACGCCGTCGACGGGACTTACTACTCGGATGCGGACTCGGAAGGCGAAGACCCCGGCGGCCTCAACGATTCCCAAGGCTATATCACGGCAGTCGCGGCGCGGGCGGTCATCGTGATCGAGAGCGACAACCGCGCGATCGGGCAGGTCGCCTGCGTGTTCGTCGGGATGGCGGACGTGTCGTCGTGCATCATCGAGGCGCTGCCCGGTCAGCGCGTGGAGAAGGGCGACGAACTGGGCTTCTTCCAGTACGGCGGCTCGACGTGCTGCATGATTTTCGAACCCGGCGCGATTCGCGACTTCATCCCGCGGCCGCCGTTCGACGATAAGGCGTCGCCCGTCAAGGTGAACACACGCGTAGCGATCGCGCGTTAG